A region of Granulicella aggregans DNA encodes the following proteins:
- a CDS encoding cytochrome c-type biogenesis protein: MSRFLPKEASSRPSNASGETPAFRRYAGLFSSRFLQAILIGCLSIVMLGAGDTAEKRFERVGHNMMCACGCGQILLECNHVGCPDSERMRHELQAQISGNGTTPGDGSAGGGFGSGGSDKQILDWFIAKYGATVLAAPLRGGFDNVAWITPIALFLAAILGTIVIIRVWKSRTQQRAPLKIKGMTTASTDELRERIRRETLY; the protein is encoded by the coding sequence ATGTCTAGATTCCTCCCCAAAGAAGCGTCATCTCGACCGAGCAACGCGAGTGGAGAGACCCCCGCATTTCGCCGTTACGCCGGCTTATTCAGCAGCCGTTTTCTGCAAGCCATCCTTATCGGCTGCCTCTCCATCGTGATGCTCGGCGCAGGAGATACAGCTGAGAAGCGTTTCGAGCGCGTCGGCCACAACATGATGTGCGCCTGCGGCTGCGGGCAAATCCTGCTCGAGTGCAACCATGTTGGCTGCCCCGACTCCGAGCGCATGCGCCACGAGTTACAGGCACAGATCTCCGGCAACGGCACTACTCCCGGAGATGGCTCCGCGGGAGGAGGCTTCGGCTCCGGCGGCTCCGACAAACAAATCCTCGACTGGTTCATCGCCAAGTACGGCGCGACCGTCCTCGCCGCTCCCCTTCGTGGCGGATTCGATAATGTGGCTTGGATCACGCCCATCGCCCTCTTCCTTGCAGCGATTCTTGGCACAATCGTGATCATCCGAGTCTGGAAATCGCGCACGCAACAACGAGCGCCGCTCAAGATCAAAGGCATGACCACAGCCAGTACCGACGAGCTTCGCGAGCGTATTCGCCGGGAGACACTCTATTGA
- a CDS encoding carboxypeptidase-like regulatory domain-containing protein, translating into MSFFKTSAALCLLSLAALTAAANAQSSIKGTVTNKTTGKPAAGDDVVLIRLQQGMQESTRGKTDSKGRFSLAVPDPGGVHLVRVTHDKANYFQPVQPGTDTIDVEVFTAAAKVEGITGEADVMRLQTDPSGASLNVVENFFVKNDSTPPKTQFSDHPFDFYLPAGAVIEGSAALGPGGMPVRSAPVPVGDPNHYTFIFPIRPGETRFQVSYKLPYKGSLAFTPKPGMVTDTIAVMMPKSMTFKADSSAPYSSVTEETTAQTYVARNVSPSQPLGFTVSGTGQLPREDNAPAGDGNSAQGANGAATGGPVTSANDTKPGIGLNNPIDPEGNNDPWAKYKWWIIGGLGLVLAAGAGIMLKQPSPQPATGPDGRVAVIPVATMDTSSPTPASTSGGGVLSALKEELFALETDRLQGTVSESEYAEQKAALEVLMRRALARS; encoded by the coding sequence ATGAGCTTCTTCAAGACATCCGCAGCACTTTGCCTGCTCTCTCTCGCCGCACTCACCGCCGCAGCCAACGCCCAGAGCTCCATCAAGGGCACCGTCACCAACAAGACCACGGGCAAACCGGCCGCCGGCGATGACGTTGTCCTTATTCGCCTGCAGCAGGGTATGCAGGAGAGCACCCGTGGCAAGACCGACAGCAAGGGCCGCTTCTCGCTTGCCGTGCCCGATCCCGGCGGCGTACATCTCGTCCGCGTGACGCATGACAAGGCGAATTACTTCCAGCCGGTCCAGCCCGGCACTGACACCATTGACGTCGAGGTCTTCACCGCCGCCGCCAAGGTGGAAGGCATCACCGGCGAAGCGGATGTGATGCGTCTCCAGACCGATCCGAGCGGAGCATCGCTGAACGTCGTCGAGAACTTCTTCGTCAAGAACGATTCGACTCCGCCCAAGACCCAGTTTAGCGATCACCCCTTCGATTTCTACCTGCCCGCGGGCGCAGTCATCGAAGGCTCTGCCGCGCTCGGCCCGGGCGGCATGCCCGTCCGGTCTGCTCCGGTTCCGGTTGGCGATCCCAACCACTACACCTTTATCTTCCCCATCCGCCCCGGCGAGACCCGTTTCCAGGTCAGCTACAAGCTTCCCTACAAAGGCAGCCTCGCGTTCACGCCCAAGCCCGGTATGGTCACCGACACGATCGCCGTCATGATGCCCAAGAGCATGACCTTCAAGGCTGATAGCAGCGCTCCCTACTCCTCGGTCACGGAAGAGACGACGGCCCAGACCTACGTAGCCCGCAACGTCTCCCCATCGCAGCCGCTCGGCTTCACTGTCTCCGGCACAGGCCAGCTACCGCGCGAAGACAACGCACCTGCAGGCGATGGAAACTCGGCGCAGGGTGCAAATGGAGCCGCAACGGGCGGTCCGGTCACCTCCGCGAACGACACCAAGCCTGGTATTGGCCTCAACAATCCCATCGACCCCGAAGGCAACAACGACCCCTGGGCCAAGTACAAGTGGTGGATCATCGGCGGCCTCGGACTCGTCCTCGCCGCGGGCGCAGGCATCATGCTGAAGCAACCCTCGCCGCAACCAGCTACCGGTCCGGATGGGCGCGTCGCGGTAATTCCGGTTGCAACCATGGACACAAGCTCTCCGACACCGGCATCAACATCGGGCGGTGGAGTTCTTTCAGCCCTCAAGGAAGAACTCTTCGCGCTTGAGACGGATCGGCTCCAGGGAACGGTCTCTGAGTCGGAGTATGCCGAACAGAAGGCCGCTCTTGAAGTCCTGATGCGACGTGCACTGGCGCGCAGTTAG
- a CDS encoding glycoside hydrolase family 127 protein — MIASRRRFLKTSAAIAASGSVAMSGLSAVASTEDSNGSQREVATNKSLLAASAFYPLPMGSIAPRGWLKRQLQIQADGLGGHLDEVWADVGPNSGWLGGTGESWERGPYFVDGLLPLAYQLDDAKLKAKAQRFIEWTLTHQQPNGMIGPASNDDWWPRMVMLKVLTQYEEATGDPRVMPLMARYFKYQLETLPTRPLRDWGKFRWQDNALSAIWLYNRTGDESLLTLAKLLHEQGHDWQAQFADFKYTEPVTPERIHLDEKNGLGDTALSTHGVNNGQALKAAPVWSLLSGKEEDRKGMEQMLAALDKYHGLPNGMFSCDEHFAGRNPSQGSELCTVVEAMYSLEVGMSILGDASLGDRLEQLAFNALPGAFTDDMWAHQYNQEPNQVEVSLHRKPWTTDGPESNIYGLEPNFGCCTANFHQGWPKFTNSLWMASADGGLVAAAYSPCEVNTKVHSVPVRLVEATDYPFRGTIHVAVSPARPLKFSVRLRIPGWASSHEVMLNGKAVKSSGANGFIHLEREWHAGDTVELRLPMEPRVLPGFHQSVSIHRGPLVFSYAIGGSWLKLVERDKASDWQVYPATAWNYALDVSASSKAGLKVEELPIGDAPFSLRGAPVRIMASAHKVPSWRAEDGVAAAVPVSPVSAADAPEMIALHPYAAGKLRITAFPVKAEMAKS, encoded by the coding sequence ATGATCGCGAGCCGGCGCCGATTCCTGAAGACCTCCGCTGCTATAGCGGCAAGTGGTTCGGTCGCGATGAGCGGTCTCTCGGCGGTTGCGAGTACGGAGGACAGCAACGGCTCCCAGCGTGAAGTTGCGACCAATAAGTCACTACTCGCAGCCAGCGCGTTCTATCCGCTACCGATGGGATCGATTGCTCCGCGCGGATGGCTCAAGCGGCAGTTGCAAATCCAGGCCGACGGACTTGGTGGACATCTCGATGAGGTATGGGCCGACGTTGGCCCGAACAGTGGATGGCTCGGCGGTACGGGCGAATCGTGGGAGCGTGGGCCTTACTTCGTCGACGGGCTCCTCCCGCTCGCATATCAACTCGACGATGCGAAGCTGAAGGCGAAGGCGCAGCGCTTCATCGAGTGGACGCTGACCCATCAGCAGCCGAACGGGATGATCGGTCCGGCCAGCAACGATGACTGGTGGCCGCGCATGGTCATGCTGAAGGTGCTCACGCAATATGAAGAGGCTACCGGCGATCCACGCGTGATGCCGCTCATGGCAAGATACTTCAAGTATCAGCTTGAAACATTGCCCACGCGGCCGCTTCGCGACTGGGGAAAATTCCGCTGGCAGGACAATGCACTCTCGGCAATATGGCTCTACAACCGGACGGGCGATGAGAGCCTATTAACGCTAGCGAAGTTGCTGCATGAACAGGGGCACGATTGGCAGGCGCAGTTCGCTGACTTCAAGTATACCGAGCCGGTCACGCCCGAGCGGATACATCTGGATGAGAAGAATGGGCTGGGTGATACGGCGCTCTCAACGCATGGGGTGAACAACGGGCAGGCCTTGAAGGCCGCGCCTGTTTGGTCTTTGCTTTCGGGCAAGGAAGAAGATCGCAAGGGCATGGAGCAGATGCTGGCGGCGCTCGACAAATATCATGGCTTGCCCAACGGCATGTTCTCCTGCGACGAGCACTTCGCTGGGCGGAACCCATCGCAGGGCAGCGAGCTGTGTACCGTCGTTGAAGCGATGTACTCGCTCGAGGTGGGTATGTCCATTCTCGGCGATGCCTCGCTTGGCGACCGACTGGAGCAGCTTGCCTTCAACGCGCTTCCCGGCGCGTTCACCGACGACATGTGGGCGCACCAGTATAACCAGGAGCCCAATCAGGTTGAGGTGAGTCTGCACAGAAAGCCGTGGACCACAGACGGACCGGAGTCGAATATCTATGGGCTCGAGCCGAACTTCGGCTGCTGCACGGCGAACTTCCACCAGGGATGGCCGAAGTTCACAAACAGCTTGTGGATGGCCTCGGCGGACGGCGGTCTGGTTGCTGCGGCATACTCGCCCTGCGAGGTAAATACGAAGGTCCACAGCGTCCCGGTGCGGCTAGTGGAAGCAACGGACTATCCCTTTCGCGGAACGATTCACGTTGCGGTGAGTCCGGCGAGGCCACTGAAGTTTTCCGTTCGGCTGCGGATTCCGGGGTGGGCCAGTTCGCATGAGGTCATGCTCAACGGGAAGGCGGTCAAGAGCAGCGGAGCGAATGGCTTCATTCACCTCGAGCGGGAGTGGCATGCCGGCGATACCGTGGAGCTCCGCTTGCCGATGGAACCTCGGGTGTTACCGGGGTTCCATCAATCCGTTTCTATCCATCGCGGGCCACTGGTCTTCTCGTATGCCATTGGCGGGTCATGGCTGAAGCTGGTGGAGCGAGACAAGGCTAGCGACTGGCAGGTCTATCCGGCGACGGCGTGGAACTATGCGTTGGATGTCTCTGCAAGCTCGAAGGCAGGTCTGAAGGTGGAAGAGCTTCCCATCGGGGACGCGCCCTTCTCGCTAAGGGGAGCTCCCGTTCGCATCATGGCCTCGGCTCACAAAGTTCCATCGTGGCGGGCAGAGGACGGCGTCGCTGCGGCGGTTCCGGTTAGTCCGGTCTCTGCAGCCGATGCACCGGAGATGATCGCTCTGCATCCCTACGCGGCGGGCAAGCTGCGTATTACGGCATTTCCAGTAAAGGCCGAGATGGCGAAGTCCTGA
- a CDS encoding cellulase family glycosylhydrolase, protein MKFRTALAFALLLAMIPGQARTQTKGRWSEQKANDWYAQQPWLVGANFIPSNAINELVMFQAETFDPAINDHELGLAESIGMNTARVFLQDQLWKQDPDGFKKRLDTFLGIAAKHHIRPLLVLFDSCWETDPHLGPQHPPIPGVHNSGWVQSPGKQRLLDRSVEPELKAYVEGVVGAFANDPRILGWDVWNEPDNKGGDKAADEAAKVKRVDELLPKAFEWARSVHPSQPLTSGVWQGDWSNPAKESETTKIQLAESDVISFHNYGWPEEFEARIRELQRLHRPIICTEYMARGAGSTFDGSLPIAKKYNVGAINWGLVAGQTQTYLPWDSWDRPYTLSQPTVWFHEVFRNDGTPYRQHEVDLIRELTGRGTPVASAAIGETGKVGQ, encoded by the coding sequence ATGAAGTTCCGCACCGCCCTTGCATTTGCACTCTTGCTCGCCATGATTCCAGGCCAGGCCCGTACACAAACCAAGGGACGATGGTCCGAACAAAAAGCAAACGACTGGTACGCCCAACAGCCTTGGCTAGTCGGTGCGAACTTCATCCCTTCAAATGCGATCAATGAGCTGGTCATGTTCCAGGCCGAGACCTTCGATCCAGCTATCAACGATCACGAACTTGGGCTGGCTGAGTCGATTGGCATGAACACCGCAAGGGTCTTCCTGCAGGACCAGTTGTGGAAGCAGGACCCCGACGGTTTCAAGAAGCGTTTGGACACGTTTCTCGGGATCGCCGCGAAGCATCACATCCGTCCGCTGCTGGTGCTCTTCGATTCCTGCTGGGAGACGGACCCCCACCTGGGACCACAACACCCACCGATCCCGGGGGTACACAACTCTGGATGGGTACAGAGTCCGGGGAAGCAGAGGCTGCTCGATCGCTCCGTGGAGCCGGAGTTGAAGGCTTACGTTGAAGGAGTGGTTGGAGCGTTCGCCAATGATCCGCGAATCCTCGGTTGGGATGTCTGGAACGAGCCGGACAACAAAGGCGGCGACAAGGCGGCAGACGAAGCAGCCAAGGTGAAGCGGGTAGATGAACTTCTGCCAAAGGCTTTTGAGTGGGCTCGCTCGGTCCATCCTTCGCAGCCGCTTACCAGCGGCGTTTGGCAAGGAGATTGGTCGAATCCTGCGAAGGAGAGCGAGACGACGAAGATTCAGCTTGCAGAGTCGGACGTAATCTCCTTCCATAACTACGGCTGGCCTGAGGAGTTCGAGGCTCGCATCAGGGAGCTTCAGCGGCTGCACCGGCCGATCATCTGCACGGAGTACATGGCTCGCGGGGCTGGTTCGACGTTCGATGGAAGCCTTCCCATCGCTAAGAAATATAACGTTGGCGCAATCAACTGGGGCTTGGTCGCGGGGCAGACGCAGACCTATCTACCGTGGGATTCGTGGGACCGCCCGTATACGCTATCGCAGCCGACGGTCTGGTTCCACGAGGTCTTCAGGAATGATGGGACGCCCTATCGTCAGCACGAGGTGGACCTGATCCGGGAGCTTACCGGACGGGGAACGCCGGTGGCCTCTGCGGCGATTGGAGAAACAGGGAAAGTCGGGCAATGA
- a CDS encoding LacI family DNA-binding transcriptional regulator: MNIKAVAKLANVSTATVSRTINGSPKVSPDTAARVRKAMETLNFVLNTNARALGSGRSNLLGLIISDITNPFFPELVKAFEDIAVSQGKEVLIANTDYDPDRTMHCVTRMLQRKVDGVAIMTSEISEHVISFFLKRKIPVVFLDTGEPAPGISRINIDYPAGVEMAMHYLTQLGHKDISFISGPLNLNSARTRYQAFMESSAREHLSAKAEYVQEGNHRPDGGYRAMQRILALEHRPTAVLTSNDLTAIGAMGAIFEAGMRIPQDISIIGFDDIQLSAFTEPPLTTVRIPHKDVARTAIEALLGTQDPPSKEPRDGAQYKIQPIFVPRRSAGPIPGEAHSLKRRRADRLHV; encoded by the coding sequence ATGAACATCAAAGCTGTTGCAAAGCTCGCCAACGTCTCCACGGCTACTGTTTCGCGCACGATCAATGGCTCACCCAAGGTGAGTCCAGACACGGCTGCGCGAGTGCGTAAAGCCATGGAAACGTTGAACTTTGTCTTGAATACGAACGCCCGCGCGCTTGGGTCCGGGCGTAGCAATCTTCTAGGACTGATCATCTCGGACATCACCAATCCCTTCTTTCCTGAGCTGGTTAAGGCCTTCGAGGACATCGCCGTAAGCCAGGGAAAAGAAGTACTCATCGCCAACACCGACTACGATCCCGACCGCACAATGCACTGCGTCACTCGGATGCTGCAGCGCAAGGTCGACGGCGTCGCCATTATGACCTCTGAGATCAGCGAGCATGTGATCAGTTTTTTCCTGAAACGGAAGATTCCTGTCGTGTTCCTCGATACAGGCGAGCCAGCCCCCGGGATAAGCCGCATTAACATCGATTACCCCGCAGGGGTCGAGATGGCGATGCACTACCTTACCCAACTCGGGCATAAAGACATCTCATTCATCAGTGGCCCTCTCAATCTCAACTCGGCACGAACTCGCTATCAGGCATTTATGGAGAGCTCCGCGCGGGAGCATCTTTCTGCCAAAGCAGAGTATGTGCAGGAGGGAAATCACCGTCCGGACGGAGGCTACCGGGCGATGCAGCGCATCCTGGCCCTCGAGCATCGACCGACAGCGGTGCTCACTTCGAACGACCTCACAGCCATTGGAGCGATGGGGGCGATCTTCGAGGCGGGAATGAGAATCCCCCAGGACATATCCATTATCGGATTTGATGACATTCAGTTGAGCGCCTTCACCGAGCCTCCTCTCACGACCGTCCGTATCCCCCACAAGGACGTCGCGCGTACGGCGATCGAGGCGTTGCTGGGCACACAGGATCCGCCGTCCAAGGAGCCCAGGGACGGCGCGCAGTACAAGATACAACCGATCTTCGTACCTCGCCGGTCGGCGGGACCTATACCCGGTGAGGCGCACAGCCTAAAAAGACGCCGCGCGGATAGGCTGCACGTCTGA
- a CDS encoding glutaminase family protein, which yields MPRFRILLALLFLLVTCFTTNRVLGQEAPGRTSSPRPPATPLIVHDPYFSIWSTADKLTDRPTTHWTGHEQPLIGLVRVDGKPFRIMGRDPWDIPALPQTSMELTPLHTRYRFAGAGIEIELSFFTPAFLDDMDLMSRPVTYVTWTCHSTDAAQHDVSIYFDADANSATSYEHQAVTFSRQQTASGQSLSVGSRDQAVLNRSGDDLRIDWGYFHLWVPSSETSQSVIAPHAADDFASTGALPKADFMDGAVPNDRSAPHLAVALALGSVGAQPVARHLLVSYTEGFGIQYMNRNLRPYWQRHGKSVSAMLDEAEAQYTALEDRGNKFDKELIADITRTAGAHYAWLCTLSYRQSIAAHKLVADADNQPMLFAKENFSNGDIGTVDVLYPSAPIFLFFNPRLLEAQVRPVLQYAAMTDRWHFPFAPHDLGQYPLANGQEYGGGERTEEDQMPVEESANLIILVDAIARTEGSTALGERFWPLITQWAEYLKLHGLDPETQLTTDDFAGHVAHNANLSIKAIDALGAYADLAHLLHHDAESKQYGSLAKTMAGEWVKMAAEGDHYKLAFNSPGTWSQKYNLVWDKVLDYNLFPPSVRESEIAFYKTKLNLYGLPLDSRKTYTKSDWTLWTATLTDNQSDFNALVDPVYKWSTETTSRVPMTDWYDTVTGRQSGFQARSVVGGFFIRALADKQLAAKWRARAATGSNPPQ from the coding sequence ATGCCAAGATTTCGCATTTTGCTGGCGCTCCTCTTCCTATTGGTAACCTGTTTCACCACGAATAGAGTCCTTGGACAAGAGGCACCAGGTCGGACATCCTCACCTCGTCCGCCGGCAACGCCATTGATCGTGCATGATCCCTACTTCAGCATCTGGTCGACCGCGGACAAGCTGACCGATCGTCCCACCACGCATTGGACCGGCCATGAACAGCCCCTCATCGGGCTCGTCAGGGTCGACGGCAAGCCGTTCCGCATCATGGGACGCGATCCCTGGGACATCCCGGCACTGCCGCAGACCAGCATGGAGCTCACTCCGCTGCACACTCGCTATCGCTTCGCTGGTGCTGGCATCGAGATCGAACTTAGCTTCTTCACCCCGGCATTTCTCGACGATATGGACCTCATGTCCCGCCCCGTAACCTATGTGACCTGGACATGCCACTCCACGGACGCAGCGCAGCATGACGTGTCGATCTACTTCGACGCAGACGCGAACAGCGCCACCAGTTACGAGCATCAAGCGGTCACCTTCTCCCGCCAGCAGACAGCATCCGGGCAGTCCCTCAGCGTCGGTTCCCGCGACCAGGCGGTACTCAATCGCTCTGGCGACGACCTTCGCATCGACTGGGGATACTTCCACCTCTGGGTTCCGTCATCCGAGACTTCGCAGAGCGTCATCGCACCCCATGCAGCAGACGATTTCGCCAGCACAGGCGCGCTGCCCAAGGCCGATTTCATGGACGGCGCCGTCCCCAACGACCGATCCGCGCCTCACCTTGCCGTCGCTCTTGCTCTAGGTTCTGTAGGAGCTCAACCGGTCGCGCGACATCTTTTAGTCAGTTACACCGAAGGCTTCGGCATCCAATATATGAACCGCAACCTGCGGCCTTATTGGCAGCGGCACGGCAAGTCAGTCTCCGCGATGCTGGATGAAGCAGAGGCACAGTACACGGCTCTGGAGGATCGCGGCAACAAGTTTGACAAGGAGCTGATCGCCGACATTACCCGCACCGCCGGAGCGCACTACGCGTGGCTCTGCACTCTCAGCTATCGGCAGTCCATCGCAGCCCACAAGCTCGTCGCCGATGCCGACAATCAACCCATGCTCTTCGCTAAGGAAAACTTCTCAAACGGAGACATCGGCACGGTCGACGTTCTCTATCCCTCCGCTCCAATCTTCCTCTTCTTCAATCCCAGGCTGCTCGAGGCCCAGGTGCGCCCCGTGCTTCAATACGCGGCCATGACCGATCGCTGGCACTTCCCGTTCGCTCCCCACGACCTCGGCCAGTATCCGCTGGCGAACGGCCAGGAGTACGGCGGCGGCGAGAGGACCGAAGAAGACCAGATGCCCGTGGAGGAGAGCGCGAACCTGATCATCCTGGTTGACGCCATCGCTCGCACCGAGGGATCGACCGCTCTCGGCGAACGCTTCTGGCCGCTAATTACTCAGTGGGCGGAGTACCTCAAGCTCCACGGCCTAGACCCCGAAACCCAACTCACGACTGACGACTTCGCCGGTCACGTCGCTCACAATGCCAACCTCTCCATCAAGGCGATCGACGCCCTGGGAGCCTACGCCGATCTTGCCCACCTGCTGCACCACGATGCCGAGTCGAAGCAGTACGGTTCTCTCGCGAAGACCATGGCTGGCGAGTGGGTCAAGATGGCTGCCGAAGGAGACCACTACAAACTCGCCTTCAACAGCCCCGGAACCTGGAGCCAGAAGTACAACCTCGTCTGGGACAAGGTGCTCGACTACAACCTCTTCCCGCCGAGCGTTCGTGAGAGCGAGATCGCCTTCTATAAGACGAAGCTCAATCTCTACGGACTCCCGCTCGACAGCCGGAAGACTTACACCAAGAGCGACTGGACGCTTTGGACGGCGACCCTGACGGACAATCAGTCGGACTTCAACGCCCTCGTCGATCCCGTCTACAAGTGGTCCACCGAAACGACCAGCCGCGTCCCCATGACCGACTGGTACGACACGGTCACCGGCAGACAGTCAGGCTTCCAGGCTCGCAGCGTGGTCGGCGGATTCTTCATCCGAGCCCTCGCCGACAAGCAGCTGGCCGCAAAGTGGCGCGCGCGAGCGGCTACTGGCTCGAATCCTCCGCAGTAA
- a CDS encoding glycoside hydrolase family 43 protein, producing MASGNLIAQTDGALSSPIIPGDHPDPSIIRVGKTYWTTSTAGNWAPEFSLYRSEDLLHWASAGAIFPHTPEWADRDFWAPELVSDGGRVLVYYVARKRGGGLCVAVATAATPDGHYEDHGPIMCQEDGSIDPAFARDESGKPFLIWKEDGNSQGKLTPIFAQPLTDDLVHVTGEKTQLIVNEPESWEGGVVEAPYIMRHGGKFYLFYAGNACCGVGCKYAEGVARADHLLGPWEKDPANPIIRPNGVWKCPGHGTAVRTPKGEDVFLYHAYPAGTLAYLGRESVIDSIEWDAKGWPVVNRGRGPGTLQSGLGKTGGIADSFSGTTLDAEWKWPIGHEPQTHVEGGKLSLTLPDGRQQSFVARSLLSAQYKATVQVDPDGGIGLIGGAQDDVVLSRHGASLELWLSDHGTRKTLWKKDIPGDGKILLGVESKTAGQAQFRYRLGTDAWAAAGEPVDLKGLLPWDSGMRIGLVVDGDPGNHAGFGQFAVTAEDSSQ from the coding sequence ATGGCGTCAGGAAATCTCATCGCACAGACTGACGGAGCGCTGAGCAGCCCCATCATTCCCGGAGACCATCCCGACCCATCCATCATCCGCGTTGGAAAGACCTATTGGACGACCAGTACGGCCGGGAACTGGGCACCCGAGTTTTCCCTCTACCGATCCGAGGATCTGCTGCACTGGGCGTCGGCGGGTGCGATCTTTCCTCATACTCCGGAGTGGGCTGACCGCGACTTCTGGGCACCGGAGCTGGTCTCGGATGGCGGGCGCGTACTGGTCTACTACGTAGCCAGGAAGCGTGGCGGGGGACTTTGCGTCGCAGTCGCGACGGCCGCAACTCCCGATGGGCATTACGAAGACCATGGGCCGATTATGTGCCAGGAGGACGGCTCGATCGATCCTGCCTTCGCTCGCGATGAGAGCGGCAAGCCCTTTCTCATCTGGAAGGAGGATGGCAACTCACAGGGCAAGTTGACGCCCATCTTTGCGCAGCCTTTGACGGACGACCTGGTGCATGTGACCGGAGAGAAGACGCAACTGATCGTCAACGAGCCAGAGAGCTGGGAGGGCGGCGTTGTGGAAGCTCCCTACATCATGCGGCACGGTGGGAAGTTTTACCTGTTCTACGCCGGAAACGCGTGCTGCGGGGTGGGCTGCAAGTATGCGGAGGGCGTGGCGAGGGCCGATCATCTTCTGGGGCCGTGGGAGAAAGATCCGGCGAACCCGATCATCCGTCCCAATGGCGTGTGGAAGTGTCCTGGACATGGAACGGCTGTGCGGACGCCGAAGGGCGAAGACGTCTTTCTGTATCACGCCTATCCGGCGGGAACTCTCGCCTATCTTGGGCGGGAGTCCGTCATCGATTCGATTGAATGGGATGCAAAGGGGTGGCCGGTTGTGAATCGTGGCCGCGGGCCGGGTACTCTTCAGTCCGGGCTAGGTAAGACTGGAGGAATCGCTGATTCCTTTTCAGGCACGACGCTAGACGCAGAGTGGAAGTGGCCGATTGGGCATGAGCCCCAGACACATGTCGAGGGTGGGAAGCTGTCGTTGACACTTCCCGATGGAAGACAGCAGAGCTTCGTGGCTCGGTCGCTGCTGTCTGCTCAGTACAAGGCCACGGTTCAGGTCGACCCAGACGGAGGCATCGGATTGATTGGCGGGGCGCAGGATGACGTGGTTCTTTCACGGCACGGTGCCTCCCTGGAGCTTTGGCTATCCGACCACGGAACCAGAAAGACTCTCTGGAAGAAGGACATTCCGGGCGACGGCAAGATCCTGCTCGGGGTCGAGTCGAAGACTGCTGGGCAGGCACAGTTTCGTTACCGGTTGGGAACCGATGCGTGGGCCGCAGCAGGAGAGCCCGTCGATCTGAAGGGTCTCCTGCCGTGGGATTCTGGCATGCGAATTGGCCTGGTCGTTGACGGCGATCCAGGCAACCATGCCGGGTTCGGGCAGTTTGCCGTTACTGCGGAGGATTCGAGCCAGTAG
- a CDS encoding zinc metalloprotease HtpX: MNTFKSTLLLTALTLLLVFLGDRLGGRNGMALALILSVALNFSSYFFSDKIALSIYGAQPVTRDQLPRVYSVVERLTAKQGLPMPKIYVIPNESPNAFATGRNPQHASVAVTQGILRLLDDEELEGVLAHELGHVKNRDILTSSIAATVAGAITMLARMEYFAALFGGRSSRDRGAAGGIFMLILAPIAASLIQLAISRSREYEADATGAHATGNPYALARALQKLDDYSRRIPMQASPASAHLFIVAPLLGGGGFGNLFSTHPPIKLRIQRLIGRDHV; this comes from the coding sequence ATGAACACCTTTAAGTCGACTTTACTTCTCACTGCCCTCACTCTTCTTCTTGTGTTTCTTGGCGACCGTCTGGGCGGCCGGAATGGAATGGCTCTCGCGCTCATCCTTTCCGTCGCGCTGAACTTCTCCAGCTACTTCTTCTCGGATAAGATCGCCCTCTCGATCTACGGTGCTCAGCCTGTCACCCGCGACCAGCTTCCCCGCGTCTACTCCGTCGTTGAGCGCCTGACCGCGAAGCAAGGTCTGCCGATGCCAAAGATCTATGTGATCCCAAACGAGTCGCCCAACGCCTTCGCGACCGGACGGAACCCACAGCACGCCTCGGTAGCCGTGACGCAGGGAATCCTTCGTCTGCTGGATGACGAGGAGCTCGAAGGCGTGCTGGCCCACGAGCTCGGCCACGTCAAGAATCGCGACATCCTCACCAGTTCGATCGCTGCTACGGTCGCCGGTGCGATCACCATGCTGGCGCGGATGGAATACTTTGCCGCACTCTTCGGCGGACGCAGCAGCCGAGACCGTGGAGCCGCAGGCGGCATCTTCATGCTGATCCTCGCGCCTATCGCCGCGTCGCTGATTCAGCTAGCCATCTCGCGCTCTCGCGAGTACGAGGCCGACGCAACCGGCGCTCACGCAACCGGCAATCCCTACGCCCTCGCCCGCGCCCTGCAGAAGCTCGACGACTACTCCCGCCGAATCCCCATGCAGGCCTCGCCAGCAAGTGCGCATCTCTTCATCGTCGCTCCGCTGCTTGGCGGTGGAGGCTTTGGCAATCTGTTCAGCACGCACCCACCTATCAAGCTGCGGATTCAGCGCCTCATCGGCCGCGACCATGTCTAA